TCGGCGGTGGTTCAAGAAGACAGAGAAAAACATATAACTATAACTTAGATATTGCAATTGAAGTAACAATTGAGTTTAATGAAGCAATCTTTGGATGCAAAAAAGATGTTGAGTTTAAATACAAAGATGCTTGTGGTGACTGTAAAGGAACTGGTGCAAAAAATGGTAAACTAAACACTTGTCCTCACTGTGATGGGCAAGGACAAGTTCATATGAGACAAGGTTTTATGACATTTGCTCAAACTTGTCCTCATTGTAATGGAACAGGTCAAGCAGTTACAAGTAAGTGTAATACTTGTAATGGAACTGGTTATGATGAGAAAAAAGAGACTTTTGAAGTAAATATTCCTGAAGGTGTAAATGATGGAAATAGAATCAGAGTTTCAAATAAAGGAAATATAGCACCAGATGGGACAAGAGGTGACTTATATTTACAAATTAAAGTAAATGAAGATTCACATTATGTAAGACATGATGATGATATCTATTTAGAAGTTCCAATTTTCTTTACTCAAGTAGCTTTAGGTGCAACAATTAAAATTCCAGGTCTTAGAGGAGAACTAGAATTAAAAGTTCCAGCAGGAACTAGAGATAAAGAACAATTCAAATTTAAAAATGAAGGTGTTAAATCAGTTCAAGGTTATGGACAAGGGGATTTAATTGTACAAATTAAAATCAACTATCCTGAGTCTTTAAATAGTGAACAAGAAGAGCTTTTAGAGAAACTTCAAGAGAGTTTCGGGGTTGAAAGTAAACCTCATGAATCAAACTTTGAAGGTATGTTTGAAAAAGTTAAAAAGTGGTTTTCTTAAAATCTTATTTGGTATAATTACCAAATAAGGTTTAAAATGAAACACATTATAAAATTATTTTTTATATTTATTTTTATCACTACTTCTTTATATAGTAGTGATAAAATAACTCTAACAAAAAAAGAAAAAGAGTTTATAAAAAAACACCCTCTTATTAAAGTTGGTGTAGAGACAAATTGGCCTCCTTTTGAGTTTGTTGAAGAAGGCCAATATAAAGGTCTTACAAAAGGCTATTTAGATATTATTAGTCAACAAACGGGTATAAAATTCCAATATATTATTGATGATAGCTGGTCTAATCTTCTTCAAAAAACACAAGCTAAAAAGATTGATTTACTCCCTATTCTAACAAAAACAAAACAAACAGAAAAATCTTTACTATTTACGCAAAAATATATTAGTATAAGAGAGTATCTATTTTCTAAAGAAATACAATATAACAATCTAAATGATTTGATAAACAAAACGATTGCAATTCCAAAGGATTATGCATACGAAACATATATAAAAGATAAATATCCAAATATTACTGTGCTTTCTGTAAATAATATGCTTGAAGCTATTGATGCAGTTGTTACAAATAAAGCAGAAGCTCTTATTGCTAATCCTGCAATTATAAGTTATCTAACAAAAAAACATAATATAACTGATATTCTCGCAAACTTTCCTCTAAGATATAATAAGAATGAAATGTTTATGGCAACAAGAAATGACTTTGGAATTTTAATTGATATCTTAAATAAAGTACTTAATAATATAAGTATTGAAGAGAAGCAAAGGCTTCATCATAAATGGGTATTTTCAAATAAAGTTGCAACTACTTCTAATATCATTTTTACAAATGAAGAAAAAGAGTTTTTAGCTGAAAAGAAAAAGGTTTATATTTCAAACGAATATGACTTTAGACCCTATGATTATAATGAAGATGGCGTTCCTAAAGGTTATATCGTTGATTATTTAAAACTTTTATCAAAAAAATTAAACCTTGAACCTGTATTTATTACAGATAAATGGTTTGAGTTAGAAAATAAAATTAAAAACAAAGAGATAGATATACTTCCTATGATTTCAGTAAATGAAAAAAGAAAAACATATCTACACTATACAAATAAAATTTTATCTCAAGAGTTAACTATTGTTACAAAAGCTTCTAAAACAGAAATTATAAATATTGATGATTTAGAAAATAGAAAAATTGGAATGATTCGAAGCTGGAATATTACAAATAAAATTAAAAGTAACTATCCAAATATCAAAGTTATTGAGTTTGACACCATTGAAGATATTTTAGAAGCAATCAAATTAAACTTTATAGAAGCAACAGTATTAAATGAATTATCTGCTAAGTATTATATCAATCAAAATAGATATGAAAACCATTTAAAAACAGTAGGTGGTGTGACAATTGATGGCTTTTATAAAGACTTATATATGGGAGTAAGAAAAGACCTACCCTTACTTAAAACTCTTTATAATAAAGCCCT
The nucleotide sequence above comes from Arcobacter sp. F155. Encoded proteins:
- the dnaJ gene encoding molecular chaperone DnaJ — translated: MTEVDYYELLEVARDSDKGTIKKAYRKMAMKYHPDKNPDDTEAEERFKAVNEAYQVLSDEEKRSIYDRYGKAGLEGHGQGGGFSGGFDDLSSIFEEMFGGSGFGGFGGGSRRQRKTYNYNLDIAIEVTIEFNEAIFGCKKDVEFKYKDACGDCKGTGAKNGKLNTCPHCDGQGQVHMRQGFMTFAQTCPHCNGTGQAVTSKCNTCNGTGYDEKKETFEVNIPEGVNDGNRIRVSNKGNIAPDGTRGDLYLQIKVNEDSHYVRHDDDIYLEVPIFFTQVALGATIKIPGLRGELELKVPAGTRDKEQFKFKNEGVKSVQGYGQGDLIVQIKINYPESLNSEQEELLEKLQESFGVESKPHESNFEGMFEKVKKWFS